The Thermotoga maritima MSB8 region CTTCTTCGAGCCTAGCGAAACTGCGAAACTTTGAGTTTTTGTCGGTGTCTTTTATTTCATATATTTTTTCAATCACTGATTCCAGAATATCCTGATCGGGTACGGAGGGGATTATCCAGAGAATTCTGTTGTTGCTGAAGAAGGAAAAAGAAAGCTTTTCATCAATTGCTCTTCTGGCTTTTTCCAGAACACTCCTGCAATCATCACAAATCTGGATCGGATGTTTCTTGGAAAGAAAAGGTGTGAAGCCAGGCTTGTCAAAGGTGGCAAATTTGAACACATCACTCAGTCTGGAATTTGCTTCTTTTCCACACAGAAAACATTTTGCCTCTCCCTTAGTTTTCTTCTGTGTGACTTTATCTTCAAACGCCTGGAGAATTTCTGGAACTTCTGCGGGAAATTTTCCATCGATGGATATCGTGAGGAATCTGTTTTTTACATCGTAATTTCTTAGCTTGTCAATAATCTCTTCTTTATTTCTCTCGAGGACATCTTTGATGTGAGATATCTTCGGATGGTCGAAAAAGCCTAAGAAGACATCAAAGGTCCTTTCCAGAGGGTCTCTTGAACCACTAGATTTGTCGAGAAATTTCATGGTGGGGGAAACAGAAGAGGAGAAATTCCCGCGCTGTTTTCTGTAGAGGAAGATTTTCGAGTTCTTACCCCCTGGTTTTTTCTCGATAGAAACAACATCCTTGAAAACCAAACCCTCTGAATTACTCTCAAGAAAGATAGCTATTCCTTCATCAGAAGGAACTTCTTCAGCGAAGTTTGAAAAAGAATCACCACCAATTTTCCCAAGATTGTATATCTTTTCAAGCACCCCTATCCCCCCTGCGGTGTTATCATTCACATTTTAACGTACACTTTCTGACAACAATCTAAATCCATAGTCATTGCACCTGAAAGGAAGTATTGAAACAGTATCGAAGATGAAGAAATCATACGGTTTGTGGGCTTTTCATACCTCTAAGGAAGGATTGAATCTCTTCTTGATAGCCTTGTAGTTGTCTGTGGTCATGGTTTCCATACCTCTAAGGAAGTATTGAAACTTGTTTTTGGCATGCTGGCGCTGGCGCTGGCGGGCGCGTTTCCATACCTCTAAGGAAGTATTGAAACCAAGCCGAATTGGAAATGGAACGATGAAACAGAAGCTGTTTCCATACCTCTAAGGAATTATTGAAACGTTCTCTCAATGTCACGTCTCATCACCTCTTCTTCGGTTTCCATACCTCTAAGGAATTATTGAAACAGAAAGTAGTCGACAAGTTCGTTGATTGTCTCGTCGCGTTTCCATACCTCTAAGGAATTATTGAAACAGAGCTCTCCCGGGCCGTACCATCCAGGCCACCCCAGTTTCCATACCTCTAAGGAATTATTGAAACTACAGAACATTGCACTGGAAGAGAAGAAGCAGGAGAGTTTCCATACCTCTAAGGAATTATTGAAACAGACATCTCGATCCTGATGAAGTAGGAGGGATACTTAGTTTCCATACCTCTAAGGAATTATTGAAACAAATCAGGATTGAACCTGACGTAGAAGCTTTGTACAAGTTTCCATACCTCTAAGGAATTATTGAAACACTTAAAGGAGGCAAAAAGACAGGAAAGAAGGGACGGGTTTCCATACCTCTAAGGAATTATTGAAACAGGCAGATCTGAGGATCATTGCAGAGCGAGGAAACAGTTTCCATACCTCTAAGGAATTATTGAAACAAGGAACTCAGGACGATTCTCTGGATCGGTCTCAAGGTTTCCATACCTCTAAGGAATTATTGAAACCCGTTGAGTTCAAGAGAAATTATATCACAAACACACTCTGAAAGCAAGATGTTTTTTGAACTTCCATATTCTCCTTTTCCATAAACCATTCTAACACACAAGAGAGCACCTTCAAGTACTGTTTGGAAAAATGGAATAATTGCATAGTTCAACAATGAAAGAACACAAGCAAAAAACAGAAGATAAATTATATCAACCTACGTCAGGGCATTTTGGGGTGTTTTTGGTAAAAATCGATTAGTTCCATGTTTCACAAATAGATGAAAGAAGGTATTCCTCAGTGTGTTAGAAGTTAACTGTTAACTTCTCGAATTTAAAGCACTTACACGTAATCTATCTCCACAAATTCTCTTCATATTGTCTCTTCATATCATCCATTATTCCCTTTTTAACGCATAGCTTCCGGTACCACAAATCCGCATGAAATTTTTCGTTACCGGTAATTGCATACTCTGTATCGATCTTCCAGTGCCATGTACACGCATCACCCACTTTGTGAATGATTGGAACTAACCTGGTTTGTATGAATAAAACATATTAAGATTTAGTTAATAAAGATTTTTCTAACATCACCTTCTGAAATACTTCCAGATGTTAAAATATCAGAGAAGCTTTCGCCGTGGAGGTGATCTTTGTGAATCCCTACGAAGTCCTTGGTGTTCCACCTGGTGCTTCAAAGGAAGAGATAGAGAAAGCTTACAGAGAGCTGGTGAAAAAGTACCATCCGGACCGATACAAGGATCATCCTCTCAAAGATCTTGCGGAAGAAAAAATGAAGCAGATCAACGAAGCGTACGCTGTATTGATGAGTGGTGAGTTTTCAGAAACACCCGGACAGGAAAATGTACATAACACGTTCTATTCCATGGGATACAGATACAGGGGGAACGACGGCTGTCGCGATATTCTCGCCTGCCTTGGATGTGCATGGTGCACAGATACCTGTTGTGAAGCATGCGGGGGTGACTGCATTCCTTGCATGTGAAGAAAGTCACTTATGGAGGGCTCGTTTCCGCTCTCGTTGTCCTTCTACTCTACATTGGGAACTTCACGAAGAGCAAGATATTTTTCGCCGCTTTGAGCAGTGTTTTCACAGGGGTTCTTGTGGAACTCTTCGGGATCGGATCTGTTCCAATCATAATCGCTGTGAATGTTCTTGTGTTTCTTCTTGTTCCTAATCCAGGCTATGTTTTGCTCTTTTTCGTGCTTTCTTTTTACGGTTTTCTCAGAAAGAAACCGATTCTCATCAGGTTTCTCTACTTGAACGCTTCTACTCTGCTTTTGGTGTTTGTGGCTTCAAAATTCTTCAATGCTGAACTGCCTGATGTTTCCTTTTCTCTCTACGTGCTCGGCTTTCTTGGTGTTCAGGTTGCGTTCTTTGTCTACGACTACCTGTACAACAGGATCCTTCAAGAACTTCTCAGAATCATCAGGAGGAAAAATTGATGTTTGGATATATCAAACCCTTGAAGTGCGAACTGAAAGTGAAGGAGTACGAAGAATTCAGAGGGTACTACTGCGGTGTCTGCAAAGCTTTGAAAAAGTATTCAATCATTCCGCGTTTCCTCCTCACCTACGAAGCCGCATCACTTGGACTTCTTCTTTCAAGTCTGAACAACAGCGATTTGAAAAGAAAAAAAGAACTCTGTATCTTCACCCTCAAAAAGGTGGATTTTTACTCCTCAAGCGAAATAGACGAGGTGGCTCGTGTTTTCACTGCCCTTCTTCGTGAAAAGCTGAAAGACAACTACATAGACAGAAAAAATCCCGTTTACCTATTTGCGAGCGCTTTTTTGAAGAAAGATCCCGAAATATCCAGTCTTTTTGAGAACTTCTACGAAATGGAAAAAAAGGAACAAGATTTCAAAATCCTCGCAGAAGAACAGGGCAAAATAGTTGGAACAATCCTCAGCAAAATGGTTAAAGAAGAAACCCAGAGAAAAATTCTTTACTACCTTGGTCTGTCCCTTGGAAAATGGCTCTATATCGTAGACGCACTGGATGACTTTGAAAAGGATAAGAGAAAAAACGTGTTCAACCCGCTCGTCAAGAAATACAACGGTGACCTTGAAAAGGCACGATCCGAACTGAGACCCCACCTGAAGAAATGTATTGATGAGATGTGGAAGGCTTACGACCTTCTCGACATAAAGAGGAACAAGACTATACTTGATAACATCGTATACCTCGGGATACCATTCATCACAGAAAACGTTTTGGTAGGTAAAACCTGTAACTTAAATCACTCAACAATCCTGTAGATCTCTACATCTCCATGTCCGTACTTTCTGCTCTCACCGGTGCCACAAAGCCTCGAGAGTTTCACCAGAGCGGTCGTTTCAGGGGTGAGGGTTTTCAAGGTCACGATAACACCGTTCTTTGTGTTTCTCAGAGAAACCGGCTGGAAGGCGGGTTCAACCTCGACACCGAGGAAGAGTTTCATGTCTTCTTTCAACTGCTTCAGTGAGAAACCCTTTGCTCCTTTCACCTTCAAAGTGAACACCCCGGGTGAATCGAAAAGATCTCTCTTTTCGTATATTTCGACGTAGGCTCTTCCGGGTTTCACGACTGCGTTCAAAACACGGGGAACGTTGAGAACCAAGAAATGAAAGAGCGAAGAAAGAGGCGAGGAGATAACAAGAGCGTAACCACTCCTCGCCCGAAACGGACCGATCACTCTCATTGTTCCATCCGGTGCTTCTTCCACGAAGGAAGCCACTGCCGGATCGATGGACTCGATTTTCGAGAGGACAAACTCCCACTTCTTTTCATCCGATGTGAACTCCTCTTCTACGTAGATTGGGAATCTTCCAACCACAACGCACACCATCCTATCGGAGATATCACTCTGTAACTGTTGTTTTCACTCTGAACGAGGTATCTCCTCGTGAGAGGAGCTTCGTCATCTTTATGGTACTTTATAATGTTTCTCACCTGTTTTCTTGTCTCTTCGTCAAGGAGAATGAAGAGCGAATTTGCCATGAGTCCTCCACCGTATCCTATGTGTATGAGTACGTACTTCTTGCTTTGAAGCACTTTCTCTATCTTTTGGAATCTTTCTTCGATTTTACTGGTGTCGAGCTTTTCAAAATTCTCCTTTGCTTTTTTAAAGCGTTCTCTTTCGAATTTGAAGACTTCGGAGTAGAACTCGTTCACGATCGAAAAGATCTCTTCAATGCTTCCAGGAAGTTCTACTCCGTAGCGTTTTCTCACGTGTGTGAGAAAGTAATCGTATTCTTCTTTCACAAACCTCACATCAAAGACGAAATCTCTGTTGATAGGAACAAACTCCAGAGGGAAAGTTCTGGGGTGAGTGTTGGGACGAGCTACGTAGAAAATCCCGACATCGTGCACAACCAGCTGGGTCCTCAGTGTTTGAGAATCAGAAACTCTTAGGAAGCGGAAGTAATCGGTGTTGATCTCTTTTGGAGCAAATCTGAACAATCCATTCAGGAATTCATTGGTCTGATAGAATGCCCTTTTGTGATTTTGAAGATCCTTTTGTACATTCCTGCGGAATTCTTCAAGAAGATTCCTGTTGTTCCTCAAAACGTGCCAGGTGAGTGCAAGTCTTACAGCGCCTTTCAGCGAACTTCCCGGGACATAAACGCTTCCGTCGGGATGGTGAACAACTTCAGGAATCTCCGGATTTTTCTTCCCACTGGAGAAATCTGAGTAGAGGCTCACCTCATAGAAAACACCATCTTCCACGTTTTCTACTTCTTTAAAACTGAGGGGTTTAGAGATATTTTCAGAGATGTTTTGCTTGATTTCAGGGTGTTTCCTCAAAACTTCAAGAAATTTTCTTGTGATAAGCCTCACAGCTGTTTTTTTGTTTTCTTCCTCTTTCAGAACAACGAGGTTGCAAGGAGGATACTTTTCGCCGCTTCCTATGTGAAGGGGAGTCAGTGTTTTGAGAGTCACCTTCATTTCCCATCACCACCGAAAGCCACGCAGAGTGGAGACGTCTGGACAAAATAGTCTTCTATCTTCAACACCCCACGGCCCTCTGGCTTGAAAGGAAACACAGAACCTTCCTGAACATAAGAAATCTCCTTCTTTACCTTCATTTCATCCCTTTTTACTCCGCGCCTTTTTACTACCCTGTAGTATCCTTCGTTCATCTTTGATCTCTCTTCTGCAGAAGGTACAAAAAGCGACAGGGTGAGATAGTACTCACCCTCTTCCGGGAAATCTGGAGCAGATTCGAACTCGGCATTGAAAAGTCCGTATCCGTAAGTTGAGTCAGCGCCTATTCCACTATCTCCAAGAGACTTGACAGCTGTTTTGAAAAGCCCCTCGTATTCATCGGGAAATTCTGCCAGAAATGCCGGAGTGAACCCCTCTTTTACGAAAGCAACTTCCACAAAGTAGAGATTGGAGGAACTCGTTATCCTGTCGAGGGAATTTCTTGGAATCCTCACTATCTCCACCGGATTTTCCTTGCAGACAGCACCGCTTGCTTCCTTTATCGACCGATAGTCAGCGAGCTTGTCCAGGAAAACATAACTTGCTTTCTTCAGCTCCTTTGGACTTTCCTCATCATCTTCTTCCAACGAATAGGTGTTGTAAAGAAAAGGTTTTGGAACAAGAAGGCGATCACCGCGAACGAACAGAAGAGAAGAGACCTTCAACTTCTTTGCGAAGTCTTCGGCTTTCTCAGACCACTTGAAAGCGTGGTACACAACAGCACCGTAGATGGTATCGGAATGGATGGTGGGGAGGGTGGAATCGGTCTCGTTCCCCCTACCCACCCTGAAACCACTTCTGAAACTCATCTTCACCAGAAGGCGCACTCCTATCACCCTTTCACGATTTCGGGGATGGCTTTCTTAAAGCCCTCAACACCACCTTTGACCTCTT contains the following coding sequences:
- the csm4 gene encoding type III-A CRISPR-associated RAMP protein Csm4, which produces MSFRSGFRVGRGNETDSTLPTIHSDTIYGAVVYHAFKWSEKAEDFAKKLKVSSLLFVRGDRLLVPKPFLYNTYSLEEDDEESPKELKKASYVFLDKLADYRSIKEASGAVCKENPVEIVRIPRNSLDRITSSSNLYFVEVAFVKEGFTPAFLAEFPDEYEGLFKTAVKSLGDSGIGADSTYGYGLFNAEFESAPDFPEEGEYYLTLSLFVPSAEERSKMNEGYYRVVKRRGVKRDEMKVKKEISYVQEGSVFPFKPEGRGVLKIEDYFVQTSPLCVAFGGDGK
- a CDS encoding TIGR02556 family CRISPR-associated protein gives rise to the protein MLEKIYNLGKIGGDSFSNFAEEVPSDEGIAIFLESNSEGLVFKDVVSIEKKPGGKNSKIFLYRKQRGNFSSSVSPTMKFLDKSSGSRDPLERTFDVFLGFFDHPKISHIKDVLERNKEEIIDKLRNYDVKNRFLTISIDGKFPAEVPEILQAFEDKVTQKKTKGEAKCFLCGKEANSRLSDVFKFATFDKPGFTPFLSKKHPIQICDDCRSVLEKARRAIDEKLSFSFFSNNRILWIIPSVPDQDILESVIEKIYEIKDTDKNSKFRSFARLEEEIEKVLSENERAVYDFVLIEKEQQAERIVLHVEEVSPTRVRRILEESKKIESQLKEDGFKVSVNFSVIHKFFEDLDRYFNSLFSAVFSEGTFDKKLLLTLFLSKIRSDFFGNDTLLSAREAFATYVYLRRLNVLKGGASVLKGEDFFSRYPEFFDEPWKKAVFLEGVLANYLLYLQYVKRNSKAFTKKLKGLRLTKRDVEGLLPEIRAKIEAYGGMSESVAELFRETAEAFLEAGNWSASPDEISFVFVSGLSLGKTFFREVGVDESSEEQE
- the csm5 gene encoding type III-A CRISPR-associated RAMP protein Csm5; its protein translation is MKVTLKTLTPLHIGSGEKYPPCNLVVLKEEENKKTAVRLITRKFLEVLRKHPEIKQNISENISKPLSFKEVENVEDGVFYEVSLYSDFSSGKKNPEIPEVVHHPDGSVYVPGSSLKGAVRLALTWHVLRNNRNLLEEFRRNVQKDLQNHKRAFYQTNEFLNGLFRFAPKEINTDYFRFLRVSDSQTLRTQLVVHDVGIFYVARPNTHPRTFPLEFVPINRDFVFDVRFVKEEYDYFLTHVRKRYGVELPGSIEEIFSIVNEFYSEVFKFERERFKKAKENFEKLDTSKIEERFQKIEKVLQSKKYVLIHIGYGGGLMANSLFILLDEETRKQVRNIIKYHKDDEAPLTRRYLVQSENNSYRVISPIGWCALWLEDSQST
- a CDS encoding DUF5685 family protein, with translation MFGYIKPLKCELKVKEYEEFRGYYCGVCKALKKYSIIPRFLLTYEAASLGLLLSSLNNSDLKRKKELCIFTLKKVDFYSSSEIDEVARVFTALLREKLKDNYIDRKNPVYLFASAFLKKDPEISSLFENFYEMEKKEQDFKILAEEQGKIVGTILSKMVKEETQRKILYYLGLSLGKWLYIVDALDDFEKDKRKNVFNPLVKKYNGDLEKARSELRPHLKKCIDEMWKAYDLLDIKRNKTILDNIVYLGIPFITENVLVGKTCNLNHSTIL
- a CDS encoding J domain-containing protein yields the protein MNPYEVLGVPPGASKEEIEKAYRELVKKYHPDRYKDHPLKDLAEEKMKQINEAYAVLMSGEFSETPGQENVHNTFYSMGYRYRGNDGCRDILACLGCAWCTDTCCEACGGDCIPCM